AATGTTTTAATTGTTAtagataaatagaaaataaaaataagttatATCATAGTCATGtattgaacaaaaaattcaTTTGTCTGATACTTTGTCATTATACTTGTCTGAGGTGTTTTAATAGTACTCATGCATTATTTGTGTTACAAAATGTACATTTTAATTTAAGATTGGTTTTTTTATGGTTATAACTGTTTCTGTATGTCAGAATAGTTAGTCAAGTATCAATGTAGTTTGTTATTTGACTATATTTTTTAGTCTTACGTATGTATACGGTCTAACGTGCGcagatattgaaaattttagtaAACTTGTTTCTGTATATATTTGAATCTTGATATTTAAATGTCAAGTAATAGAAGGTATAACAATTTATACTGAATGCCAAATATTCTTTTTGTCATCGATACTTTAAGTTAAGTTCTAAACAAACAAAATATGTGAACgttttattatttaacaaagTTGCACATTAGGCATAGAGTGTTTGTTAAAAGACAAAGTTGTATTATCTATAAGTGTACATATGTACAAGTTCATATTTATAGTGTTATAGTGTACAGTGCATAGTGTATTGACAAAActaacaattattttttatagattgtaatatataaattaaagtcACTCATTTCCAAGCTACAATAAATTCCTTAATACAATCAGTATTGTTTTTTCCAGTATAAATGAATTTAACAtgtaaaagtaaaaagaaatttacttccTTATAAAATTTCTACCTTATGAATATAATAACCACCAgtgtatttttaaacaataaaaaaaaacagaattatactcgaaaagtttcttttatataatttcattttatatttgtcTTTTTTAGTGATATcttgtttattttgttttttattttatagtagaattataattttatatttaaaaaatatttatgaagGGTTTGAAACattaaattctttttataatataattttaatgttttgTGTTCGAATACAACAGAATCGTGCCTCGATTAGCTATTTCTACAATCCCTcttgtagaaaattaaaaattgattctaTATATTTCTCCAAAAAATGATTATCACATAATTATCGTAAAGTGTGCATATTTGTGTTGTAAGTATATATCAAAGCGCATTTATTGCAACAGTACACAAGTTGTATTAAATATCATTCATTAATTGAACATTAATGCGAAAAAATCATAAAATCAATAAACTTTCATGTGAGGAaagattataataattaacatatttttgtattatatttattttgctACATGAATTCTTCGAATTATTTTAGATACAACATTATAGAAAGTAACGATTACGGTAAGGTCGCCATTAGCGTAAAGTAGCTATTATACATATTTGCGATTAGTGACGCCTCTAAACGACGTAGAGGAAACATCTCGACTGATCTCGACCATAGCTGTGGCAATGtacaaagaaatggtttactGCGCGATATTACGTTTATGCACAATTTTCCGTGGATCGTGTGCGATATTGACACCCGTATAAGCGAGAAGATTCAGTGCATTTACGAATACACAAACGCTAACCCGGTTCGTTCGCCTTCGAGAACACGTAACTGGTTGTTTCCTCAGAAACATGGCCGAATATCGTTTCGACGGTGTGGTGAAATTGTGTGTACAGAATCATTAAAACGACATCCTGGCCTTTTGAATACGTTTAATCGCCGGTAATATGACGTCGATACATTTCGTCGTGCATCCGTTACCCGGAACCGACGATCAGTTGAACGATAGGTAAGAAGAACGGATTCGTTATCGGTTTCCCATTAATGTATCTATCATTTCGGTATGTCTGTCTTTCCTCTTCTACGTattgaaacgtttcgttcgttgttcgttgcTGAATATATGCTCGCTGATTTCGGTCAGTatatcttttcttctcttttttccatCAATGTTAAATCTTGTTATGGAGATGTTTGACTTTAACTAAACGGTGCAAAATGATTTTACATGAACCATGGGAGTTGTAAAAGTTTGTTGTCACATCGTTACGTACGGACATCGTGTGTCCGGGTTTGGAAATTTCTTGACGCTGCTAGTCATAATCGAAAGTTATATAGGTGCGGTTTAGGTGTCAAGAGgtctttttttcctctctttgtCTTTACACTGTTCGTTGCACCTGTAGGttacgagaaaaaaattcgattctctCGAATCGCGATTGAAGAAATTCTCTGCGAAATAAGAACGTTTATGACAAATGTGTCGTGCACATGAGTCATGAATACATATTTCAATGATTAATATGTTATTCTGCTCTTATATGATAAaatgtaatgttttttttttatatttcatatgTACTTTCTATGTTTTATCGGTCTTTTACAAAACTTTATTTTATGTAGAGTATATCTAATAGGAGACtatcaataataaattaattaatattaattttgtaattattttattatcatctatctGATACAAAAATGCAAAAGAATTTTagtatattaatttttgttacaagtaaTATCTACATTAATGTATGTTATTGAATGATCAAAAACAAATTCATAGTTTACATTGCTATTGtaattatagtaattatttttgGATAATAATATTATCATGTCAGTACAAATTAAGTTTGGGTAGATGGTTTTTGTTGTTACGtaatctaatatttttaatataaaattgaagaaactgTTCTCATCATTTATCACAATGTacaattatgtatatatattaagcTGACATAACCTTAATGTGTGGTTTATTTGTGCaaatgaatttttgtttttgctgtatttttgtcaatattattcagaaaaatataatttaaattatatatttatttgatttatatttttaattttttttaggtTGAAAGAAGTGGCAGAGAAAATCAACAGATATGGATTCGCAACGCTACCAGCATTTAGTGGATTAAAGATTTCAGTAAAGCGTATTGTTGTTGGACCAACACATATTGCTCTTCTTACAGAAGACCATAAAGTTTGCAGAGTTGCATTTACAGTATTGTCAGACAGATTGGACTTGAGCAAAAATGAACCAAATAGAAAGTAAgttgaaatgaatgaaaaatttcaggAGGAAGATGAAGatagaaaaaatttttgttatgtatcatatatttttttattattgtagcACCAGTAAGAATCATGTTGGAAACTCCAATTCAGCATCAAATAGTGGTGGTAGTAGTGGAAGTGGAGGTAGAGGAATGTCTAGAACACGTGCAAGAATTATGCGTGGCAGTTCCCGAGGTGGTAGCAGTGGAGGAAGTGGAAATGCAGGTAGGATAGGCCCTCCAGGTGTAATTATGGGAGGAGGAAGCAGCAGCAGCTCGCGTCCCATTGCACCAGTACCTGCACCATTCGTACCGGAAGATCTTATCTCACAGGCTCAAGTGGTATTGCAAGGAAAAAGTCGCAATCTTATTATTAGAGAATTGCAGGTTTGTTATATTATAATGACCACTGTACAATGTGTTGGTAGTATCAGGGTtagtgaaatattgaaatatattttgtagCGTACAAATTTAGATGTAAACTTAGCAGTAAATAATTTACTATCACGAGATGATGAAGAAGGTGATGATGCAGAAGATGCAGCAGATACATATGTCCCGGAAGAACTTATATCTTTATTAGATGGTGGTTCATTTAACGAACATTCTGTTATAATTGATGCAGATTCTATGTTCTCTGAAGATATGTTTGGATATACAGGAATgagaaagtaattattttttcattatttgtgGCTTATTTGGTAGAAGACATGATGTTTAagcacattttatatttttagtcgTGGAAGTTCTTCACGCAGAATAGGCAATGATAGAGAGAGTGAACGCGCATCTGAACGAGATCGCGATAGTTTTAGTAGATGGAGAGATCGTCAATATTGCGGACCACGTCGTTGGCTAGAAACAGCGCTTAAAGACTCGTGGGAAAAAGATACtggtaaaaaatttaaacaataaatccatattaaattttattagtaTTTTTGAATTATAGGTGtatgaattttaataatattttttaaaaatatatcagaTAACAAAAAGAAGGAGTTAGCTTCCCAAAGTCCATTATGGATATCAGAAGAATTGGAATGGTGGCATGAACGTAGCAGCGATCCTGCTCCTCGTTTCATACAGATCGCTTCGCTTTACAGTGAATTAATTGCTGTTTCTGTTGGTGGTCAGTTATATCAATGGAAATGGTCAGAATCTGAACCATACAAAGATCCAgaggtatttatttttaaaacaaacaTTCATTTCAGTATTTTATAAGAGGAAGATAATAAATAGACACTTATTTTAGAATCCAAATATACATCATCCAAAAGCTCAGTGGTTAGCAATAACAACAGAAAAGATAGTTAATATATCTGCAACAGCAATTCGATGTTCCGTTAATACTGAAAGTGGCAAAGTAGCTACTTGGCTTGATGAGCTCCTGGGACATGTTGCTTCCCGTCTTGAACATCCAGCTCAAACTTTTACTGAATTTACATTAGACAAAATAATGTCACTCCATACTTGTGCTTTGTACACTGTTGCCAGACTTGAAAGTGGTACATTGTATTGGTGGTTGGTtgaaattttgacaattttttcattttttaatcaattattCTCTAAACTAACGACGTTATTGCTAGTGCTCGCTTGTATAActatttttacataatttttacatttttctccaTAGGGGTGTACTACCTTTTGCACAGCGTAAAAAAttgtgggaaaagtacaaagCTAAGTCGCGCAAACATAGACCATCGACAGTATCATCAAATGACATTAGTTATGGTACACATGTTTGCATGAAAAATAGTCCTATATATCAACCTGGAGCAATAGGTGCGTTGTTCAATAAAAACGgttaaaataattgtataacGTTGTAACTTATTAAATGGATATATTTTTTTAGGATTCACAATTGCTAATGGAGTTCCAAAAGTAGGACAATTACTAGCAGCAGCTTGGAATTTAGATTCTACTTGTAGATTTAAAGTTTTACCAGCTGGAAGTCACTTACCTAATGCTAACGCAGACAAACGCGAAACAAGTGGAAATAGTGGAACCGGTACTATTAATAAAACAAATCATAAAGAGACTGCCGATCGTCTTGATATGCCGCCACCTCCCTCACCAGCTTCAAGCACATGCAGCGATACTGGCAGCATTACAACAAGTCATAgtaagaatttaataatttttaaaaataatttgaataccATTAATAAAATGATAGTTCGGTTGTTAAAAAGTATTTAGCTCTTTTTGTAACTAATCGCATTTTTGAGATTAAATctaacaatacaaattttaattttgtagagAGACAAAAACGGGTTACACCTCGAAATGAAGGAGAGACTGAAcgaaaagacgaagaagaatGGCAATTAAAAGACGTTGTTTTTGTAGAAGATGTTAAAACCGTACCTATTGGTATGTTTTTTTATAACGAACAATAGCATAAGAGTAGCACATTTCTGAAATTGTGCtatattttaccattttttatgTGTAGGTAAAGTTATAAAAGTTGATGGTTGTTATGTTGCTGTGAAGTTCTTTTCAAAGGattcaaaagaaaaagagaaagaaattaaagaGAAGGATTTCAATACATCGGATTTTAAAGATTTAACAGCAGAAGAATCAATCAAATTGTTGGCCGATTGTAGATTGTTAAGAAAAGACGAGTTACAGGTAAATTAAGTTGTTGCAAGTAAATCTTTACGtttttgaaagtataaatatGATAAACTATCACACGTGTAGGTGATAAAGACATCTATGAATCCAAGAGCTCCAGATTGTTTCCAACGAACTCCCAGAAGAGTAAATATTGTCGAAGGATCGAATGATAGTATTTTAACTATTGCTACAGATGGACGAGGTAGAACTTTGGGATGCATAATTACTGATCTTTGTTGATAATATTTCTTAGTAATTGATTATTTATAGGTATTCATGCAATTTTGAAAAGTGGAAACAAGTTGAGCTATGTTGTATATAATCTGAGTACTGGAAGATATGTACAAGATTGTTATATTCCATCAGATATATCGTCATTTTTTGGCTTACAGCCCCAAAATATAAACCTTATAAGTGCAGGAGAGGTATACTTTCATGATTTATATTATtacaattgtaataaattagtTTAAATTGTATATGGATacaatcaatttttatattacagaatatTGAGTGCTCTATGATCCTTAGAGATGGAAATAATACGATCTATCCGTTAGTAAAAGATTGTGCTGAGGCTATTCGTGATCCAAATTGGTTAGATTTAGTTCCAGTAATTTGCATTGGTGCTTCGACTATTCCCATACCAAGTTGCTCGAATTCACATACCAATATGAAAAATCAAGTTGCGGTTATTGCATTAGCATTTGATAACCTTTTACTAATGCCACGCATATTAAGGTGCGATTATGATAGTGTGAAACAGGTGTTTTGTAATTTGGAACAAGATCACAGTAAGTATGTTCATACATTTTTGTAGTCAAAATGTAGTCAACGAACAatacgaaaataatataataatgctTCATTTTTGTTTAGAAAACAATGCAGCGCAAATTCAAGCAATACTGACTGAACGTTGCGATGGTAATCGTAATATTTTGCATGCCTGTATCAGTATGTCTTCTCCAACTTCTAACAAAGAAAACGATCAAGGTATTGCATTCATTTATTTGCCTTATTTAATATCAAATATGCCGTAAGGATTATGGTATATTCTAATttgatttttcatttgaaaGGTATCGAACGTGAATTAGTGTCAAATACTGTTGACGGTGCATCTGCACCTATCGAGGAACCGATTCCAACTTTAAGTTGGCCACCCGAAGCATTTGATAACACATCAGGAGAAGAGGATAGTTTACTTAGTATTGGTGCTGCCAGTATATCTATGATGAATAAATCAGGTAAAAGTGTATTGAATGCCTTTTTATCTATATTTTGTTATCATTATAAgtcatattataaattattaaatacatattttctttatttgtagGTGTTGGAGCTACGTCAAATAATACTTATATTATAGATTCTgtagaaagaagaaacaatgCATTGCTTATATTGAAGTATATGTGTGAAAGTAACGTATTAGCACCTCATCTGAAAGAACTACTTACAGCAAAGTAATTATCATGAtggttaaaaaatttattaaacataaAATATTGGTATACTTTGATAAAAATACTTTAATTCTTCTATCAACAGAGATGCTCAGGGTCAAACACCATTGATGCTTGCTGTGTCAGTCCGTGCATATCACGCAGCTCTTATCATATTGGACACTATTCAGAGAGTTGGAAGAGATCAGAAAGAATGTTCAGCCATGATACTTCCTCCTGACGCGAATCCAGATTTGTCACCGCTGTTTGTTACTTGTTGTAACGATACCTGTAGTTTCACTTGGACTGGGGCGGATCATATTAATCAAGTACTCTATCATCCAATACGTTTGAACAATCGTGTGATTCAAATTCTCtttaataaatgattttttttttcaggatATTTTCGAATGCAGAACTTGCGGCTTAACCGGGTCTTTGTGTTGCTGTACAGAATGCGCTCGCGTTTGTCATAGAGGACACGATTGCAAATTAAAAGTAACATCTCCTACGGCTTATTGTGATTGTTGGGAAAAATGTAAATGCCGCGCTCTCATTGCTGGTCATCAGGGTGTTCGTTATCAGCTTCTATGTCGTTTGGTAGTTAATACCGATCTTGCCACGAAAATAAATTCACGGTAAGGAGATGAATAGAGAatcattgaaaattgaaattgaataaaattaacgaatcTATTTTTTAACTTTGTAGAGGAGAAAGTATTTTGCTATTTCTGGTTCAGACTGTAGGAAGACAATTGGTGGAACAACGACAATGCCGTTCAGCACCTCGACCGCGCTCGACGTCTGCAAGCCGCAAAGGACCGTCATCTGATGgtaattttttgttatttaaacACGATAATAATGATATCGAGTTTAATTGGAAGTCATTGAATAATAATGGTCAAATGTGAAACAGGTTTGAGCCAGGACTCGGCAGACATGCCGGATCATGACTTGGAACCTCCTCGTTTCAGTCGGAAAGCTCTAGAAAGACTATTGAATGACTGGCCAGCTGTTCAGTGTATGATTATGACAGGAGTGACTGTGAACGGTAACGATCAATTATTTGGAGATCAGGGACAGTTGTGTCGACAAAGCGGTACTGCATTACTCGATAAATTTACTCACTCATTCTTGGTCAAGTGTAGTGCGGAGgtaagaaagaatatttttcatcatATAAACTGGACAATAAAGTATTTTCGATATACTGTATAAAATTCTGCCATAGATGCTGAATGCTCTTTTAACAACCCTAATACGAGAATTACAAAATGATTCTGTGCCTGGACGACAAGAAGAAGCGAATAACGTTGCTCGTCGATTTGTTCGATCTGTGGctcgaatatttgtaatttttacagTAGAAATAGCACCGGTAAAAAAGGGAAGAAGGTACGAAACGATTCTTAACTATGAATTAACTTAACTTCTGTATCTTTTTTCTATGTTCTTCTTTGAATGTACATTTCAGCGCTAGCCAAGCCTCGCATCCTTTGATAAAATGTCGCAAAGTTTTCAACGCGTTGATTAAATTAGCTGTTGAGGAATTATGCGAAATAGCCGATTCATTAATAGCACCAGTAAGATTAGGTGTTGCACGACCGACGGCGCCATTTACATTGACCAGCTCGGTGATCGAAGTGATCAACGGCTCGGAGGACTTGTTCTCCATTGAACCATTGATACCTCACAGTGGTGTGAGCTCTCAAACTCTAGACGCTActttgcagacgcaacagggaaacAATAATATAACAATTGCTAGAGATGTTTCTGCTATGGACGAGGCAGAAGGTGGTGAAGGTACACGTAAACGAGTAACAGCATCTGTaatgattttaattttgaataagTAAAAATTGATGCTGTTGATCTTAAATGAAAACATAATATTCATTTATGGAATAGAGGTACCTATGGATGTGGATGGCGACATAAGCGAACACGAAGAATCGGGAGTTTCCGGAACAGTCGCTGGTCAACCGTTAGGTGAAATCGATAGCAACGCAGGCGGCGTGGGCGAAGAACAAGCAGGGGATGGCGAATCAGACACAGAGCTCGATCTTCTAGCGGAAGCGGAAACGGAATCGGATTCCGACGACAATCATAGTAATCAAGATGCGGCATCTGCGCAACGCAGCGTACAGACTGGTGCTACGGCAGGTTCTGACGGTGGAATGGGATCTATTTTATTGTTTCCGGAGGACGAATCCGGTGAATCAAGCCAACAGGAAGACGATGAGAGCGAAGCGGGAGAAACCGACGAACAGGATAACGAGGACTTTCAGATGGGTGACGAGCAATTGGAGCGTCGAAGGTAAAAAtggtttttcctttttctatttttaaataacatggatatgcaacaggaacattaaAAGGCTTTGCAACAGAGACCTGCTGGCATGGTTTCATTTCGTTAGGcattaataataaaaacttATCCTTATTCCAGTGGTTCATCCGGCGGTCATTTACATCGTAATAATCTCGCGCCTGTTTCTATGCAATGGGCAATACGTAATCGCGAAACAAATACGCGCACAACAGGACTGAGAGTAACAGGTGGCAGTAATCTGGTTTTTATTGACTCTGCATCCTTAAGACGTACTACCGCAACATCTGCTGTTGCAGCTGCACAAGAACCAATTACTATGAGTACCACTCCCTGTTGTTTGGCACGTGCATTTGGAATTGTTATTCGACAGATAGCTAATCTTTTGGTTATGATGCAAGATTATAAAACGCTGGCACCATTTCTGCCGCAGTTGATGGAAATTTCTTATCAAGATGCGTTGAACTTGCAGGTATGGCTACATCTAGAACTAATCCAAACGTAATGAAGTTTATGAAAAGCATGGTGTGCCGCAACACTGATGTTTCAAATGATCACAGATGTATCTCGAATCGCATTTGAAACCTACATGGGATTGGCTACTTACGGTAATGGACGCCACAGAGGCGCAACTAAGATTCGGAGTCTCTTTGACTCGTAGCGCGGATCCCACGCATCCGGAACACCCGTTGAACAATGCTCCATCGTTCTCTGGAAGCAATTACACTGGTTTACTAAACACAGCGGCTTTGTCGTTGACATTACAATCTAATACAGGTCGGAATCAACGCAGTGGTATCGCTACGAGCTCCAATATCTCCACTCCACAAGCTTCTACAAGACTCACCGTTGGTTTTGCAGGCGTTGGCGAACCTTCGCGAAACATTAGGG
This window of the Ptiloglossa arizonensis isolate GNS036 chromosome 5, iyPtiAriz1_principal, whole genome shotgun sequence genome carries:
- the Hyd gene encoding E3 ubiquitin-protein ligase hyd isoform X3: MTSIHFVVHPLPGTDDQLNDRLKEVAEKINRYGFATLPAFSGLKISVKRIVVGPTHIALLTEDHKVCRVAFTVLSDRLDLSKNEPNRNTSKNHVGNSNSASNSGGSSGSGGRGMSRTRARIMRGSSRGGSSGGSGNAGRIGPPGVIMGGGSSSSSRPIAPVPAPFVPEDLISQAQVVLQGKSRNLIIRELQRTNLDVNLAVNNLLSRDDEEGDDAEDAADTYVPEELISLLDGGSFNEHSVIIDADSMFSEDMFGYTGMRNRGSSSRRIGNDRESERASERDRDSFSRWRDRQYCGPRRWLETALKDSWEKDTDNKKKELASQSPLWISEELEWWHERSSDPAPRFIQIASLYSELIAVSVGGQLYQWKWSESEPYKDPENPNIHHPKAQWLAITTEKIVNISATAIRCSVNTESGKVATWLDELLGHVASRLEHPAQTFTEFTLDKIMSLHTCALYTVARLESGTLYWWGVLPFAQRKKLWEKYKAKSRKHRPSTVSSNDISYGTHVCMKNSPIYQPGAIGFTIANGVPKVGQLLAAAWNLDSTCRFKVLPAGSHLPNANADKRETSGNSGTGTINKTNHKETADRLDMPPPPSPASSTCSDTGSITTSHKRQKRVTPRNEGETERKDEEEWQLKDVVFVEDVKTVPIGKVIKVDGCYVAVKFFSKDSKEKEKEIKEKDFNTSDFKDLTAEESIKLLADCRLLRKDELQTSMNPRAPDCFQRTPRRVNIVEGSNDSILTIATDGRGIHAILKSGNKLSYVVYNLSTGRYVQDCYIPSDISSFFGLQPQNINLISAGENIECSMILRDGNNTIYPLVKDCAEAIRDPNWLDLVPVICIGASTIPIPSCSNSHTNMKNQVAVIALAFDNLLLMPRILRCDYDSVKQVFCNLEQDHKNNAAQIQAILTERCDGNRNILHACISMSSPTSNKENDQGIERELVSNTVDGASAPIEEPIPTLSWPPEAFDNTSGEEDSLLSIGAASISMMNKSGKSVGATSNNTYIIDSVERRNNALLILKYMCESNVLAPHLKELLTAKDAQGQTPLMLAVSVRAYHAALIILDTIQRVGRDQKECSAMILPPDANPDLSPLFVTCCNDTCSFTWTGADHINQDIFECRTCGLTGSLCCCTECARVCHRGHDCKLKVTSPTAYCDCWEKCKCRALIAGHQGVRYQLLCRLVVNTDLATKINSRGESILLFLVQTVGRQLVEQRQCRSAPRPRSTSASRKGPSSDGLSQDSADMPDHDLEPPRFSRKALERLLNDWPAVQCMIMTGVTVNGNDQLFGDQGQLCRQSGTALLDKFTHSFLVKCSAEMLNALLTTLIRELQNDSVPGRQEEANNVARRFVRSVARIFVIFTVEIAPVKKGRSASQASHPLIKCRKVFNALIKLAVEELCEIADSLIAPVRLGVARPTAPFTLTSSVIEVINGSEDLFSIEPLIPHSGVSSQTLDATLQTQQGNNNITIARDVSAMDEAEGGEEVPMDVDGDISEHEESGVSGTVAGQPLGEIDSNAGGVGEEQAGDGESDTELDLLAEAETESDSDDNHSNQDAASAQRSVQTGATAGSDGGMGSILLFPEDESGESSQQEDDESEAGETDEQDNEDFQMGDEQLERRSGSSGGHLHRNNLAPVSMQWAIRNRETNTRTTGLRVTGGSNLVFIDSASLRRTTATSAVAAAQEPITMSTTPCCLARAFGIVIRQIANLLVMMQDYKTLAPFLPQLMEISYQDALNLQMYLESHLKPTWDWLLTVMDATEAQLRFGVSLTRSADPTHPEHPLNNAPSFSGSNYTGLLNTAALSLTLQSNTGRNQRSGIATSSNISTPQASTRLTVGFAGVGEPSRNIREREGGDAHSARREFLSYCLSLMRAHNGEHRDSLPVLDVSALRHVAYVFDALVYYMRSLSEPMSSRGETQKESSNYSGWNDQDENDNDEGEEYNSPVPTAMETDSVDYPDLLQIPTCGSGNNSNSTPKGRKHPFLQRSDSTLCLGCPPLDPFDTVMSEALPLADQPHLLQPHSRREDLFGIPKQPATNAGPNQNPLAGLPTRLSLSARSADSQNTVTPTFSQVIQGPAFASSDARRSSVSVGESTTAKYTEKTKSFNHTNDNHSLVAEQIDRAPIIVSTNNQNDQTTGSTKNNKDVCKTNRSVIVRAGTVSETSTNKAGAPEVLVVSTVETQNVSEDVDPAGSNQEISAHETVETSPVENARAVSSIGTNISHNILLGRWRMSLDLFGRVFMEDVGLEVGSVVSELGGFPVKEAKFRRDMEKLRNSQQKDITLLKLERDRTQLLVQTMKELNTQYNLYNRRASNTPPLAVNRVKVIFKDEPGEGSGVTRSFYTAIAEALLVNEKLPNLEAAQVGSKYTQYNVLQKLKSRDRDRDLRRQNPRSSGKCRETRRTLSFEARSFHPSGSVEGSSSSGPGSSSSNSHPLPVSHPINDHLTMHQQQLGDRLYPKVYALRPALAEKITGMLLELSPAQLLMLLASEEALRQKVEEAFELIHSHSQDLASEALLDLDVFSLTARCGANKKKIENSILDDTEDNAPLFYSPGKRGFYTPRQGRASYERLNAFRNVGRLIGLCLLQNELCPIFLNRHVIKYILGRPIRFHDLAFFDSVIYESLRQLVIDSETKDSNSLFSALDLMFSIDLCPEEGGGSIELIPNGRDIVVTASNVYDYVRKYAEVRMIKVQEKALHAMREGVFDVLPEGALDGLLSEDFRLLLNGVGDINVSVLISYTSFNDESGESVDKLAKYKRWLWSIVEKMSHTERQDLVYFWTGSPALPASEDGFQPMPSVTLRPADDAYLPTANTCISRLYVPLYSSRHILRHKLLLAIKAKNFGFV